A window of Clostridioides sp. ES-S-0010-02 genomic DNA:
CTAATACACTATTTTCAGCTGTTGCATATATTATATCTACATTTGGATTAGATTGAATTAAGTTTTCTACAGTATTAAGAGATTCTTCTCTATCATATCCTGGTTGTGAGTTTAATATTTTAACATTAGCTGAACCTTTTAATGCTTCTTTAAACCCATCTATTCTTTGCATTTGTATTTGAGATTTTAAATCTGTTACTATTGCAATTTCTGATTTTCCACCTAAGTTTTCATCTATATACTTTTTAGTGTATTCGCCTAATTTTTTACCAGCATCGTAACTAACTGTTCCAACATAACTTGTAATATTTTCAGTATTTAATACAGCATCTACTGTAACTACAGGCATTTTTTCAAATGCTCCCTCTACAGCTGGTACTATAGCTGAATTATCTGTTCCAAGTACTATCATTCCATCTACATCCTGTTGTATAAAATCTTCTATAGCTGATGTTTGCTTAGCTACATCTTGGTCTGGGTCATTTACTATGACTTTTACACCTAGTTCTTTAGCTTTTTCTTTTATCCCTTCATCAATGTCTATAAAAAATTGATGTTGAAGAGTTATTGTAGATACCCCTATAGTTAAATCTTTCTTAGCTGAATTATCCTTCTTTTCTGATTTACCTGGTCCATCCATTGAACATCCTGTTAACATTCCTACTGCTAGTGTTGCAACAATTCCTAAAGATAAAATTTTTCTCATAATTACCCTCCATTTTTAATAGTTTTAGATTTGAACAATTTTAATTTTTATTTATTAATATCTAAATATTTTTCAACATCTTCCCTATAAGGCATTCCAGATTGAGCACCTAATTTTGTTACAGATAGTCCTGACACTACTACAGCATACCCTACTGCTGTATATAAGTCTTTGCCTTCTGTTATAGCTACTGACAATGCTCCATTAAAAGTATCACCTGCCCCTGTAGTATCTTGAACATCAACATTTATACAAGACACATGTTTTACTTCTTTACCATCATAAAATCTAGCTCCATTTTTTCCTTCTGTTACTACAAGTTTATTTGGATGTTTTTTTAATACTTCTTCTATACTTTCCTCTGTGTCAAAAACTATCTTATATTCATGTTCATTTGGTGTTAAATAGGTTACTTTTTCTATTATATCTTCATCTAATCTTATTGCTGGTGCTGGATTTAATAAAACCTTTATATTATTTTCAAAACAGAAATTTACTACATATTTTATTGTTTCTAGTGGAATCTCTAACTGTAGTAATACTATATCTGCATTCTTTATCTCTTCTTCATTCTTTTTAATTAAGTTTATATCTACTAGTTCATTTGTTCCTGGCACAACAACAATACTATTATCATTTTCACATAGTGTTATGACAGCAACACCAGAACTTTTTTGATTATTTCTAGCTATCAAATTATAATCAACTTTATTCTCTTTAAAATTTCGTATCAATTCTTCGCCTAAGCTATCTTCCCCTACACAAGATATCATTTTTACATTTGCACCTAACTTAGATGCTGAAACTGCTTGGTTAGCACCTTTTCCCCCAGGTGATGTAAAAAAGCTATTACCTAGTATTGTTTCTCCTTTTTCTGGTCTTTTATCTACAGAACATACCATGTCCATATTTACACTTCCTATGACAACTATGTTTCCCATTACGTTACTCCTTTACATATCTATTTATGCTTTTCATGCTGTTAATTACTTTCTTTAGTTGAAGCTCTTATCACTAGTTCTGCCTTAAAAATTAATTCATCAAAGGATTCTTTCTTATCTCCTCTTAAACAATTTATTAATATTTCACTGGCTTTATATCCTATATCATAAGATGGTTGTCGTACTGTTGTAAGTGGAGGACTTATTAAACTAGAAGTTTGAATATCATCAAATCCCACAACGCTTACATCGTTTGGTATATTTAATCCTCTTTCTTGAAGACCTCTGATAACACCTATTGCAATTAAATCATTTGCACAAAATATCGCATTAAAATCTATCACTTCTAATTTTTTTATAAATTCTTGGCCCCATTCAATCTTATATTTTCCTTCAAATACATAATTAGAATTGTAATCTAAATTACACTCAGTTAAAGCTTTTTTATATCCTTCTAATCTATCTATTGCTATTTCATTTTGAAGTGGACCACTCAAGTATATTATTTTCTTATTTCCAATATCTAATAAATGTTTTGTAGCTATATATGCACCCTCAAAGTTATTTATTTTAACTATGCCTTTTAAGGTTTCTTTATTCATACTTATTTTCTTATCGATTAATACTGTTGGTATTTTTATATCTTTGTAATTTGCCTCTTTCCAGTTTGTATTTGATGATGCTGCAAATATAATTCCATCTATCATTCTTTCTGATAATGTTCTTATCCCTTCATATTCCTTTTTGGCATCTTCATCTGTATTACATAAAATTATATTATAACCTTCCTCATTAGCTTTATCTTCCACACCTCTTGATACATCTGTGAAAAATGGATTTCGTATATCTGGTATAAGAAGTCCTATTGTATTTGTTCTTTTAGTTACTAAACTTTGTGCTAATTTATTTGGAACATAATTTTTTTCCTTCATTATTTTTAAAATCTTTTCTCTTGTTGCTTGACTTATATTTTCATCTTTATTATTAATGACTTTTGATACAGTTGTTTTGGAAACACCAGCCAATTCGCCAATCTCTTTTATAGTTATACTCAAGAAGTTCACCCCCACAATTTAGGAAACCGTTTTACTTAACCGGTTACCTAGATACTATCATATCTTTTTTCGCTTTGCAACTACTTTATACAAATTTTGATATTTTTCTTATTTTTCATAATATTGCAATTTATAAATTCAAATTTAATATTTATATTAATATACAAAAAAAAATTAATATACTTTTATAATTATTTAAAAGTACATTAATTAATTTAAGTAATCTTTATTAAAGTTCAAGTCCTTGTCCTATAATCATTTTTTTATCATTTTCAATTCCATTTCCTACAGTTGTTAAATAATCACCTACAATTGCAGAATTTACACCACCATTAAATCCAATTTTGTCATACCCTTTTAAAGATAGCCTTCCACCAGCATATCTTATGTATACATTAGGAATTATAAATCTAAATACTGCTGTTGTTTTTAATATTTCCATAGGCTCTAATACATCATAATTTTCCATAGGAGTATTCTTAATAGGGTTTAAAATATTTATTGGAATTGATTTGGTATTTAATTCTCGTATTTCAAAAGCCATTTGTAGTCTTTGTTCTTTACTTTCATTCATCCCAATGATTCCACCTACACATACATCTAATCCAGCCCTTTTAGCTTCTTTAATTGTTCTTATTCTGTCTTGATAAGTATGTGTTGTACATATATTATCAAAATTATCTTTAGATGTCTCGACATTATGATGATATGTAGTCACACCTACTAGTTTTAGCTTTTTAGCTTGCTCATAATCTATAATTCCTAGAGATGCACATAATTTTAAATTAGTATTTTCTCTTAATCCTTCATAGATATTTAAAATATCATTAAACTCTTTTCCTGTTATACCTTTACCACTTGTAACTAAAGAGAATCTATGTACTCCTTTACTTTCCATTTCTTTGGCTCTCTTTAAAATCTCATTATAATCTAGTAATGAATATTCTTCTATCCCAGTTTTA
This region includes:
- a CDS encoding LacI family DNA-binding transcriptional regulator, which gives rise to MSITIKEIGELAGVSKTTVSKVINNKDENISQATREKILKIMKEKNYVPNKLAQSLVTKRTNTIGLLIPDIRNPFFTDVSRGVEDKANEEGYNIILCNTDEDAKKEYEGIRTLSERMIDGIIFAASSNTNWKEANYKDIKIPTVLIDKKISMNKETLKGIVKINNFEGAYIATKHLLDIGNKKIIYLSGPLQNEIAIDRLEGYKKALTECNLDYNSNYVFEGKYKIEWGQEFIKKLEVIDFNAIFCANDLIAIGVIRGLQERGLNIPNDVSVVGFDDIQTSSLISPPLTTVRQPSYDIGYKASEILINCLRGDKKESFDELIFKAELVIRASTKESN
- the bioB gene encoding biotin synthase BioB, with product MEKYIVKLKNKILSGKEINYEEALNLISIDTNNKNNFDILLKSANEIREYFMGRKVDLCTIMNAKSGKCSEDCKFCAQSSHYKTGIEEYSLLDYNEILKRAKEMESKGVHRFSLVTSGKGITGKEFNDILNIYEGLRENTNLKLCASLGIIDYEQAKKLKLVGVTTYHHNVETSKDNFDNICTTHTYQDRIRTIKEAKRAGLDVCVGGIIGMNESKEQRLQMAFEIRELNTKSIPINILNPIKNTPMENYDVLEPMEILKTTAVFRFIIPNVYIRYAGGRLSLKGYDKIGFNGGVNSAIVGDYLTTVGNGIENDKKMIIGQGLEL
- a CDS encoding substrate-binding domain-containing protein; the protein is MRKILSLGIVATLAVGMLTGCSMDGPGKSEKKDNSAKKDLTIGVSTITLQHQFFIDIDEGIKEKAKELGVKVIVNDPDQDVAKQTSAIEDFIQQDVDGMIVLGTDNSAIVPAVEGAFEKMPVVTVDAVLNTENITSYVGTVSYDAGKKLGEYTKKYIDENLGGKSEIAIVTDLKSQIQMQRIDGFKEALKGSANVKILNSQPGYDREESLNTVENLIQSNPNVDIIYATAENSVLGAKAALESAKNKDVKIVGFDLTDEAATGITDGTVLAMIQQQPKEMGRLAVEAVVKAIKGEKVEKNIPVPALLYDKENIKDFKN
- the rbsK gene encoding ribokinase gives rise to the protein MGNIVVIGSVNMDMVCSVDKRPEKGETILGNSFFTSPGGKGANQAVSASKLGANVKMISCVGEDSLGEELIRNFKENKVDYNLIARNNQKSSGVAVITLCENDNSIVVVPGTNELVDINLIKKNEEEIKNADIVLLQLEIPLETIKYVVNFCFENNIKVLLNPAPAIRLDEDIIEKVTYLTPNEHEYKIVFDTEESIEEVLKKHPNKLVVTEGKNGARFYDGKEVKHVSCINVDVQDTTGAGDTFNGALSVAITEGKDLYTAVGYAVVVSGLSVTKLGAQSGMPYREDVEKYLDINK